In Quercus robur chromosome 11, dhQueRobu3.1, whole genome shotgun sequence, the following proteins share a genomic window:
- the LOC126704990 gene encoding uncharacterized protein LOC126704990 → MSVARLSIEDSNSKPKRAKIESPLVLGFSTDDKIGIIQPHDDTLVVTLRIGGYNVKKVLVDQGSAVEIMYPDLYKRLNLKPEDLTAYDSPLVSFEGKTVTPRGQIRLPIQTGSDVVEVNFIVVDAYSPYTTIVAKPWLHALEVVSSTLHQKVKYPSNGQVKEIVGNQSMARQCMVATTLHKPNAESSSSTERNL, encoded by the coding sequence ATGTCTGTGGCTCGGCTATCAATCGAAGACAGCAATTCAAAGCCAAAAAGAGCCAAAATAGAGTCTCCACTGGTTCTGGGCTTCTCGACCGACGATAAGATCGGAATTATCCAACCCCATGACGATACTTTAGTGGTCACACTCAGGATAGGGGGGTATAATGTGAAAAAAGTGTTAGTAGATCAGGGAAGTGCTGttgagataatgtaccccgacctatacaagaGGCTGAATTTGAAACCCGAGGACCTAACAGCGTACGATTCCCCACTGGTAAGTTTCGAGGGGAAGACAGTTACTCCCAGAGGTCAGATTAGACTACCCATACAGACCGGTTCGGATGTGGTGGAAGTGAACTTCATTGTGGTAGATGCTTATTCACCTTATACAACTATTGTGGCTAAACCTTGGCTTCATGCATTAGAAGTTGTATCTTCTACCCTGCACCAGAAGGTGAAGTATCCATCTAACGGCCAAGTCAAAGAGATTGTAGGGAATCAATCCATGGCTAGGCAGTGCATGGTGGCTACCACCTTGCATAAGCCTAATGCAGAGTCCTCGTCCTCTACTGAAAGgaacttatag
- the LOC126704991 gene encoding uncharacterized protein LOC126704991 — protein sequence MVVYSKDETLMCKVFPSSLGPVAMRWFDSLRTDSINSFKELTRAFGSSFITCTKVPRPLHSLLSLSMREEETLKTYSNRYWKMYNEIDGNFEDVAISTFKSGLPNEHGLRKSLMGKSVTSLRQLMDLIDKYKRVEKDQQLGKRKVKVIPQEIEDFRSDRFNNNRPQRDFARQSGSRKIAGTCGIIWTSWFEKGS from the coding sequence ATGGTTGTCTATTCTAAGGACGAaaccttgatgtgcaaggtgttcccaTCCAGTTTGGGACctgtggcgatgagatggttcgacAGCTTGAGGACTGATTCTATAAATTCCTTTAAGGAGCTCACTCGGGCATTTGGCTCCAGTTTTATCACATGTACCAAGGTCCCTCGGCCCTTACACTCCCTATTGTctttgtccatgcgagaagaGGAGACCCTAAAAACATACTCAAATAGGTATTGGAAGATGTACAATGAGATAGATGGTAACTTTGAAGACGTCGCCATCAGTACCTTCAAGAGCGGCCTCCCAAATGAGCATGGTTTAAGGAAGTCCCTAATGGGAAAATCTGTCACCAGCCTACGCCAACTCATGGACCTAattgacaagtataaaagggtcgaGAAAGACCAGCAACTGGGTAAAAGAAAGGttaaggttatccctcaagaAATTGAGGATTTCAGGTCAGACCGATTCAATAACAACCGACCTCAGAGAGATTTTGCTAGACAATCAGGGTCCCGGAAGATTGCAGGAACTTGTGGAATCATTTGGACCAGTTGGTtcgagaagggaagttga
- the LOC126706799 gene encoding stress enhanced protein 1, chloroplastic-like isoform X2 yields the protein MALAQISSSLSLSVRDVYAFSSPKTSSATPRLPLSKLSPCGSVFATGSPLLIRRTCYQKQPAGKAMSLSIRCEQGTQDNSLDVWLGRFAMIGFAVAITVEITTGKGLLEEMEVKVHQLLVSWSGMEMELCLWAMEQKGIPISLKSSCRGDLSILRREIVPTCHL from the exons ATGGCCTTGGCTCAAATTTCCTCGTCTCTCTCCCTTTCGGTCCGCg ATGTATATGCTTTTAGCTCACCCAAAACCTCTTCTGCAACTCCTCGCCTTCCACTTTCCAAGCTTTCACCATGTGGGTCCGTTTTCGCCACTGGTTCTCCGCTCT TGATACGGAGAACTTGTTACCAAAAGCAGCCTGCAGGCAAAGCAATGTCACTTTCCATAAGATGTGAACAAGGCACCCAGGACAACAGTTTGGATGTATGGCTAGGCCGATTTGCAATGATTGGCTTTGCAGTGGCTATTACTGTTGAGATAACAACCGGCAAGGGACTTTTGGAG GAAATGGAAGTGAAAGTGCATCAGCTATTAGTATCTTGGAGTGGGATGGAAATGGAATTGTGTTTGTGGGCTATGGAGCAAAAGGGTATCCCCATATCACTGAAAAGCAGTTGTCGAGGCGACTTGAGCATTTTAAGGCGAGAGATTGTCCCTACATGTCATCTCTGA
- the LOC126706799 gene encoding ADP-ribosylation factor 2-like isoform X1, whose translation MGAIICRLAKRFLTKCEMRILMVGLDASGKTTILYKLKLGEIVTSIPTIGFNVETVEYKNISFTVWDVGGQDKIRPLWRHYFQNTQGLIFVVDSNDRERVAEARNELHRIIVESELRNAVLLVFANKQDLPNSMNASEVADKLGLYSLNQRPWYVQSASATSGQGLYEGLDWLSNNISNKTT comes from the exons ATGGGTGCTATCATATGTAGACTAGCGAAGAGGTTTCTTACAAAATGTGAGATGAGGATTCTGATGGTGGGTCTTGATGCCTCTGGGAAGACCACCATCTTGTACAAGCTCAAACTGGGAGAGATTGTTACATCCATACCCACAATTG GTTTTAATGTGGAGACTGTAGAGTACAAGAATATTAGCTTCACTGTCTGGGATGTAGGAGGACAAGATAAG ATTCGACCTTTATGGAGACATTACTTTCAAAATACTCAAGGACTAATCTTTGTCGTGGACAGCAATGATAGAGAAAGAGTTGCAGAAGCCAGGAATGAGCTACATCGTATTATTGTTGAG TCTGAACTACGCAATGCCGTGCTTCTTGTCTTTGCCAATAAGCAAGACCTTCCAAATTCTATGAATGCTTCTGAGGTTGCTGATAAACTTGGCCTATACTCACTCAATCAGCGTCCCTG GTACGTCCAGAGTGCTTCTGCCACCTCTGGCCAAGGACTATATGAAGGTCTTGATTGGTTATCGAACAACATTTCTAACAAAACTACATGA
- the LOC126706801 gene encoding uncharacterized protein LOC126706801 isoform X7 translates to MGKSRSRQESTSKADLKFEKKRQFYTKVKDTVAALSAQKAIGKKKKLRSRQKKLKVYDLSTLSDFLPDLKTPRQPTPPRDELKPNCKSMKKLILKEGKQLSIVLNHPAFQLDPLAAIHQHLQSTQPVIDEKPKKKKNKNGGRKKKAKKSKASDGPQSMVM, encoded by the exons ATGGGCAAGTCACGCTCACG ACAGGAATCGACGTCTAAAGCAGACCTTAAATTCGAGAAGAAACGCCAGTTTTATACAA AGGTTAAAGATACTGTTGCTGCCCTGAGTGCCCAGAAGGCTATTGGCAAG AAGAAGAAACTTAGAAGCCGACAGAAGAAATTGAAAGTATATGATCTCTCGACCCTCTCAGATTTCCTTCCTGATTTGAAGACCCCACGGCAACCAACTCCTCCTAGAGATGAGTTGAAGCCAAATTGTAAATCTATGAAAAAGTTAAT CTTGAAGGAAGGAAAACAGCTGAGTATAGTTCTTAATCATCCTGCTTTCCAGTTGGATCCTTTGGCTGCCATTCATCAACACCTGCAGAGCACACAACCTGTTATAGAtgagaaaccaaagaaaaagaagaataaaaatggAGGGAGGAAGAAAAAAGCTAAGAAATCTAAGGCTTCAGATGGACCTCAATCTATGGTTATGTGA